DNA from Pirellulales bacterium:
GGCGTTTGGCCGTGCTGGCGGCCTCGATTTCGTCGAACTGTGCCGGCGTCAGGCCCGACGAGAGCAGGAACGATTGAAACGCTTCATCAAACTCGCGTCGGCCGCGGTAGACATCGGCGAGATATTCTCGGTCCCATCGCGCGAAGAAGGTCTCGAAGTCGGCCTGCACGCCAAAACGGCCCAGCAGTTGGTGGAGCCAACGCCGCCAGAGCGTGGCATCGAACAAGACGTTGTCCGCCTCGAAGACCAGGCAGGCGACGTCGAGTCGCGCGGACGAATCGTGCGCCGGTGTGTCAGGCTCACCGTCGGCGCCCCGGGTTGAACTGGCCATGATGTACCTCGTCGTTGGCTGCGCAGCGTTCATCTGCCTGCGGGATACGCTACCGGCTAGATCACATCGTCCCAAGTAAGTGTTGTGTCGGCGGGAATATGGCGAGCCACGCGGCGCCCGACGAGGTGGCTTCGTTCCGACCAGCCCAGCCCGTCCCCCGGCGACTTCATCACGAAGGCCGATTCATCGAGTAGCGCGCCGGCAGGCAGCGCATGACGCGTGGCCAGGCTGCGGCCGAGCTTGGCGCGGACCGCGCCGATTTCGGGAGAGATGGGCTTATCGCTACGACCCAGGGCGACTTCGGCCTGGCGTAGGTCGGCGATCATCTGACGCAACTCGTCGGGTTCGAGCGAGCAGGCGTGATCGGTCCCCTTCATGCGGCGGTCGAGCGTGAAGTGCTTCTCGATCACCACGGCGCCCAGGGCGACGGCGAGTGGAGGCAGGAGCCAGCCGATCGTGTGATCGGAAAAGCCGACGAGCGCGTCGTAGCGTGTGGCGAGCGAAATCATGCTTCGCAGGTGGACCTCGCCAGGAGGCGTGGGGTAAAGCGACGTGCAATGCAGCAGCGCGAAAGTCGCTTCGGCCCCTCGCAGTTGACCGACCGCCACGTCGATTTCGTTCCAACTCGACATGCCCGTCGAGAGGATGACCGGCCGGCCGGCTCGTGCGATGCGTTCGACGAGCGGGGTGTTGGCCAGGTCACGCGAGGCGATCTTCAGCCCGTCCACTTCAAGTTGCAGTGCCAAATCGAGGCTCGGCGGATCACTGGCCGTGATGAGGCAGAGCAGCCCGTGGCTGGCGGCGCGCGCCCGCAGCGTGGCGTGCTCCTCGGCCGAAAGTTCGAGCGCCTGGCGATGCTCGCCGTAGGTGGCGCCGTACGCATGGGGGCTCGTGTAGGGTTGCTCGCGCGCGGCCGCCGAGAGTTCCCAGTCGAGATCGCGTTTGACGAACTTGACGGCATCGGCGCCGGCCCAGGCCGCCGCGTCGATCAATTGTTCGGCGAGCGCCAGGCGGCCATTGTGATTCTGACCGATTTCGGCCACGACCAACGTCGGCCAGCCGGGGCCCACGAGTCGCCGTGCGCCGAAACAGATATCTGCGGCGGCCATGACTTCAGAATCCCTTCCGAAAGCTGGCACGTGTCCCCCCAACGCGAGAGTGGACTGCGCCACGTCGCGCGAATCGGCGAGACATCAAGCCTTGATATGGACGCGGTTCAACTCCGCCATCCGTTCGCGTAGGGCGGGCTGCTGCTCGAGCAGCAGGGCAATGCGCTGGTAGTCGAGCGCCTCGGGACCGAGGGCATCGTAGATCGTCTCGGCATGCTCCCAGTCTTCCTCCAGGTCGACGGTGAGACGCACATCGTGGCGATCGATCGAATCGGGGGCTGGCAGCAAGCGAATCTTGAATCGCTCGGGGTGGGAGTAGATGTAGCGGGTCACATGCTCGCGATCGAGCGGATCTTGCGTGTTCGCGGCCGCTTCGCGCAGCGCCGCGGCGCTCGTCCACTCGGCGAACACGCCCAGGGGCGAAAGGATTACCGGGCGGCCGCAGCGCGATTGATAGCTGATGTAATCGCAATCCGGGTGCTCGGCCGCCGCCGAAACGAGCCGATCGATCAAATGCGGGTCGATGAACGGATTGTCTGCACAGACACGCACCACTGCCTCGGCGGCATACGAGTCCAACGCCGCGACAAAACGGCTGAGCACGTCGTCCTCGCTGCCGACAAAGACCGGCACGTCGGACGGAACGAGCTCGGCAATATTACCATCGTCCGGGCCATTGCCCGCTGCCACGATGACGGCGTCCAACTGATCGCAATCGGTCACGCGGCGCACGACCCACTCGAGCAGCGATTTGTTTCCGAGACGCCGAGCCAATTTGCCACGCAAGCGGCGCGAGCCGAGTCGCGCCTGTACGATTCCCAATGTCTTCAACATGCGGTCCACCTCGAAGGTCCATCTAGCGAACGTGGCCCCAGAACTCCAGCCATCCGCCTGATTCTGGCGGCGCGGAGTCTAGCAGTCGTGCGCCAACAGGGTCAATACGAGCAGAAGGGCAGTGCTAGCACTCCGGCGACGCGCCTTGCTAGCATGACCCTCTCGCCAGGAAGGCCGCCTCGTGGCACGTTCGGTCACCGGCGGCGTTCGAGACGTTCGCGCAGCCCCAGCAACTCGGGCACTCCGAGCAACTGCTTCACTTCGTCGAAGGTCATCATCTTGTCGGCAAGATGGTCGACGCGGCCTGCGCTCAATAGCTCGGTGGCCAGACGCCTCAGCACCGCGCCGCTGGCGAGTAGCGGTGCGACCGGACAGACCGTGATGCGATAGCCAAGCTGCTCCAACTCCTCGGCGGAAAAAATCGGTGTGCGCCCGCCCGTGAGCATGTTCACCAGCAGAGGATGACCGACCGACCGCGGGAGTCGCTCGATCTCCTCGCGCGACGTGGGAGCTTCGACGAAGCAGAGATCGGCGCCGGCCGCGGCGTACTGCCGCGCACGCTCAACGGCCCCCTCGAAGCCTTCGATCGCCCGGGCATCGGTTCGCGCGATCAAGACGAAATCGGGATCGGTCCGCGCGTCGAGTGCCGCGCGGAGCTTGAGCACCATCTCCTCGGTGGGAATGAGTTGCTTTCCCTCGAAGTGCCCGCAGCGTTTGGGAAATTGTTGATCCTCGAGGAGCATGCCGGCCGCGCCCGCCGACTCGAACTCGCGCACCGTGCGCTCGACGTTCAGCAGATCGCCGTGACCGGTGTCGCCATCGGCGACCACCGGCACGCGCACGGCACGGCTCACGGCGCGCACGGCATCGGTCATTTCGGTGAGCGTCAGCAGCCCGAGGTCGGGCAGTCCCAGCCGGCTGGCCGCCACGCCGAACCCGCCGAGAAACAGCATCTCGCAGCCGGCGGCCTCGACGATGCGTGCGGAGAAGGCATCGTAAACGCCCAGGCTGCGAATGATCGGTGGTGCCGCCAACAACTCGCGTAAGCGGCGTGCGGGGGTCGACATGGGATATCTCTCGTCGTGCCAAAGTTTCCGGACGATGCGCGATTGTAGGTCAGCCGTTTCGCCGCCACGAGTGTCCCGTCTCAGGTGAAATCTGCACCGCCACGAGCCACGTGGGCTGTGTGAACGGCCGTCTGCGGGCAACTTGTCCCCCTGCGGGCGCCTACTTACAATGACAGTGCGGCCCGGCTTCTACGAGGGCCGTTTTGTTTTTGGTCGGAGTACCAGCTCGCATGTCTACTTTGTCGCAACGCCACGCGGAAGCGGGCTCGGGCAGTCTTGCCGACGAGCAGGAAGAGGATGCGCCGGGCAAGGCGCACGCGGCCGTCGACCAGGAACGCATCCAGCGCGCCGTCCGCGAGATCCTCTTTGCCGTGGGCGAGAATCCCGATCGCGAAGGGCTCCGCGAGACGCCGGCGCGCGTGGGACGCATGTATGCCGAGCTCTTCAGCGGGCTGCACGAAGACCCCCGCATCCACCTGAAGAAGTTCTTCACCGAAAAGTACGACGAGATCGTGCTGGTGCGCGACATCAGCTTCGACAGCATGTGCGAGCACCACATGCTCCCCTTCATGGGCAAGGCGCATATTGGCTATGTGCCCAACGGAAAGGTCGTCGGCCTGAGCAAGTTGGCCCGTGTCGTCGAAGTCGTCGCGCGGCGCCCTCAAGTGCAAGAACGCATGACGGAGACGATCGCCGATCTGCTGGTGAGCGAACTCGACGTGAAGGGAGTCGCCGTCGTGATCGAGGCGACGCACACCTGCATGACCATCCGCGGCATCCGCAAGCCGGGCAGCCTGTGCCTCACGTCGGCGATGCGTGGCATCTTCCGCTCGAATCTGTCGAGCCGTTCGGAAGTGATGACGCTGATCTATGGGGAGCGACGCTGAACAGGCGGCGGCGCGACCCGTGGCGATTCTGACTCAGTTCGTCTTCCGGCTGGCCTTTGGGCTGGCGCTGGCCATGTCGATCACGCCGGCGCGGCTTGTGCCGTCGGGCTTCTACCGAGTCCATCTGTACGTCCTGCTGGGACTGAACGTCTTGGCGACGCTGGTGGCAACGACGAGCGGGGAAGATCAGATCGACCTTGTGCCACCGGTTGCCGGCGCACTGCTGAGTTATGCGGGAGCCGTGGCGTGGCTATACGAGAAGCCAAAAGCCGGGAAACTCTTTCTCGTGGCGGTGACGGTCACGTCACTGTGGGGGGCGTGGCTCCCGTTGGGGAAGTTGTCTCTCCTTAGGGCTGGGGCGGGGCAGACGTTCGTCGCGTGGTGCCTGGAATGGATCGATGCCCCCACGGCCGGCTTGCTCTTAGGGGCTTCGATGGCCTCGATGTTGCTCGGCCACTGGTATCTGAACACGCCCACCATGGACCTGATTCCCCTGCGGCGACTGGTGATTCTGCTGGCCGCCGCGGCCGTGTTGCGGGGAATCGTCTGCGCGGCGGGGCTCGGCTTTGAAATCGCGGCCGTGGGCACCCTGCGTTTCGAGCAGGTGTTGTTCCTGGCCTTGCGCTGGCTAGCCGGCATTTTCGGCATCCTGGGCCTGGCCTGGATGAGCTGGCAGACCCTGAAAATACCGAATACGCAGAGCGCGACGGGCATCCTCTATGTCACCGTGATTGGCACGTTCGTGGGGGAATTGACCTCGCAGCTACTGTCGGCCCGGGCAGGGTATCCTTTATGATCGAGGGTTTGGGGCCCGCGCGAACCTGCACCGCCTTGCTCGGACCGGTCCGAGTGCCTTGCCGATGAACGTTACTTTCTCTTGTCCCCGCTGCCAGCAGTCCGGCCGGGTCGATTTTGCCGCGACCGATCATTCGCTTCGCTGTCCGAATTGTGAGCAGGAGCTTGCCATTCCCGCCGAGGCCCTGGTCGACGGCGAATTGCGCCGCTGCCTGGTTTGTCCCAGCACCGATCTTTTCGTGCGGAAAGATTTTCCGCAGCGGCTGGGGGTGGGCATCGTCGTCGTCGGCTTCGCGATTAGCTGTTTCACCTGGGCCAATTACTGGTTGATCACGACGTTCGTCGTGCTGTTTGCGACCGCGCTGCTCGATCTGCTGTTGTACATCACGGTGGGCGATGCCTTGTCCTGTTATCGCTGTGCGGCGATCTACCGCGGGTGCCTGGGGCACGAGCAACATGGCGCGTTCAATCTCGAAACGCACGAACGCTATCGGCAGCAAGCGGCACGCCTGGCCGAACGTGGCGTTGTGAGGCAGACACCGACCGCACCTCGTTGAGCATTCCGCACGCTTGCTCCGACGACGCCAACGAACATATCTCGTATGGACGAACAGCGAGCACGCATCCAGGACGATCTCCGCGGGCTACTCGCGGGCGATGTGCGTTGCGACGACCTGTTTCTCGAACTCTATTCGAGCGACGCCAGTCTCTACCAGATCCGGCCGCTGGGCATCGTGCTGCCCCGATCCACCGAGGATGTCGTCGCGACGGTGCAATATGCCGCCACGAATCAGATTGCCCTGCATGCGCGTGGTGCCGGGACGGGGCTGGCGGGGGATTCGCTCGGTCCGGGGCTGATCGTCGATTTTTCGCGTTTCA
Protein-coding regions in this window:
- a CDS encoding N-acetylneuraminate synthase family protein, with translation MAAADICFGARRLVGPGWPTLVVAEIGQNHNGRLALAEQLIDAAAWAGADAVKFVKRDLDWELSAAAREQPYTSPHAYGATYGEHRQALELSAEEHATLRARAASHGLLCLITASDPPSLDLALQLEVDGLKIASRDLANTPLVERIARAGRPVILSTGMSSWNEIDVAVGQLRGAEATFALLHCTSLYPTPPGEVHLRSMISLATRYDALVGFSDHTIGWLLPPLAVALGAVVIEKHFTLDRRMKGTDHACSLEPDELRQMIADLRQAEVALGRSDKPISPEIGAVRAKLGRSLATRHALPAGALLDESAFVMKSPGDGLGWSERSHLVGRRVARHIPADTTLTWDDVI
- a CDS encoding NTP transferase domain-containing protein, which translates into the protein MLKTLGIVQARLGSRRLRGKLARRLGNKSLLEWVVRRVTDCDQLDAVIVAAGNGPDDGNIAELVPSDVPVFVGSEDDVLSRFVAALDSYAAEAVVRVCADNPFIDPHLIDRLVSAAAEHPDCDYISYQSRCGRPVILSPLGVFAEWTSAAALREAAANTQDPLDREHVTRYIYSHPERFKIRLLPAPDSIDRHDVRLTVDLEEDWEHAETIYDALGPEALDYQRIALLLEQQPALRERMAELNRVHIKA
- a CDS encoding isocitrate lyase/PEP mutase family protein, which produces MSTPARRLRELLAAPPIIRSLGVYDAFSARIVEAAGCEMLFLGGFGVAASRLGLPDLGLLTLTEMTDAVRAVSRAVRVPVVADGDTGHGDLLNVERTVREFESAGAAGMLLEDQQFPKRCGHFEGKQLIPTEEMVLKLRAALDARTDPDFVLIARTDARAIEGFEGAVERARQYAAAGADLCFVEAPTSREEIERLPRSVGHPLLVNMLTGGRTPIFSAEELEQLGYRITVCPVAPLLASGAVLRRLATELLSAGRVDHLADKMMTFDEVKQLLGVPELLGLRERLERRR
- the folE gene encoding GTP cyclohydrolase I FolE; the encoded protein is MSTLSQRHAEAGSGSLADEQEEDAPGKAHAAVDQERIQRAVREILFAVGENPDREGLRETPARVGRMYAELFSGLHEDPRIHLKKFFTEKYDEIVLVRDISFDSMCEHHMLPFMGKAHIGYVPNGKVVGLSKLARVVEVVARRPQVQERMTETIADLLVSELDVKGVAVVIEATHTCMTIRGIRKPGSLCLTSAMRGIFRSNLSSRSEVMTLIYGERR